One Sodalis praecaptivus DNA segment encodes these proteins:
- a CDS encoding TfoX/Sxy family DNA transformation protein, whose translation MDANYKLRIQQAKTLFSPLGEITTRSQFGGYSVAAEGVMFALILEGECWLRGIRGNEDRYSELGMRKLIYTKRGIPVTLNYYHLPEALWDAPATLIVLGRQTLEEARRERQVRADHPRLKDLPNIGQGIERLLWKAGIQNVDALRNHGAKASYLKLRNIKRDLSVKVLLALEGALAGRHLAALPPCLRNELMEWHRRHA comes from the coding sequence ATGGACGCTAACTATAAGTTACGTATTCAACAGGCAAAGACGCTGTTTTCTCCATTAGGGGAGATAACGACCCGTTCTCAATTCGGGGGCTATAGCGTGGCGGCAGAAGGGGTCATGTTCGCGCTAATCCTTGAAGGCGAGTGCTGGCTGCGCGGTATTCGCGGCAACGAGGACCGCTATAGCGAGCTGGGGATGCGCAAACTGATCTACACCAAGCGCGGCATCCCTGTCACGCTGAACTATTATCATCTGCCGGAGGCCCTGTGGGATGCGCCGGCGACGCTGATAGTACTCGGGAGACAAACGCTGGAGGAGGCGCGCCGCGAACGGCAGGTGCGGGCGGATCACCCGCGCCTGAAAGACCTGCCCAACATCGGCCAGGGCATTGAGCGGCTTTTATGGAAAGCCGGTATCCAAAATGTGGATGCGCTGCGCAATCATGGCGCCAAAGCAAGTTATCTGAAATTGCGTAACATTAAACGGGATTTGAGCGTCAAAGTTCTGTTGGCCCTGGAAGGGGCATTGGCGGGGCGGCATTTGGCGGCGCTGCCCCCGTGTTTGCGAAACGAACTGATGGAGTGGCATCGCCGCCATGCCTGA
- the ompA gene encoding porin OmpA codes for MKKTAIALAVALAGFATVAQAAPKDDTWYTGGKLGWSQYHDTGFYGNGFDNRIGNGPTRDDQLGAGAFVGYQANQYLGFELGYDWLGRMAYKGSVNNGSFKAQGISLAAKLSYPLTDDLDIYTRLGGMVWRADSKGAYDNGNAGRVSDHDTGVSPLAAVGLEYAWTKNWATRLDYQWVNNIGDAGTVGTRPDNSMLSVGVSYRFGQDEVAAPAPAPTPAPAPVVQTKRFTLKSDVLFNFDKATLKPEGQQALDQLYSQLSSMDPKDGSVIVLGYTDRIGSDAYNQKLSQARAQSVVSYLVSKGIPSDKISARGMGKSNPVTGNTCNSVKGRAAVISCLAPDRRVEIEVKGIKDVVTQPQA; via the coding sequence ATGAAAAAGACAGCTATCGCACTTGCAGTGGCACTGGCAGGTTTCGCAACCGTAGCGCAAGCCGCTCCGAAAGACGACACCTGGTACACTGGCGGCAAACTGGGCTGGTCCCAGTACCACGACACCGGTTTCTACGGTAACGGTTTCGACAACCGCATCGGCAACGGTCCTACCCGTGATGACCAGTTAGGCGCGGGTGCTTTCGTCGGCTACCAGGCGAACCAGTACCTTGGTTTCGAGCTGGGCTACGACTGGCTGGGCCGTATGGCGTACAAAGGCAGCGTGAACAACGGCTCGTTTAAAGCGCAGGGTATTTCCCTGGCCGCCAAGCTGAGCTACCCGCTGACCGACGACCTGGACATCTACACCCGTCTGGGCGGCATGGTATGGCGTGCTGATTCCAAAGGTGCTTACGACAACGGCAATGCAGGCCGCGTAAGCGACCACGACACCGGCGTTTCCCCGCTGGCCGCGGTGGGTCTGGAATATGCCTGGACCAAAAACTGGGCTACCCGTCTGGACTACCAGTGGGTTAACAACATCGGTGATGCCGGTACCGTCGGTACCCGTCCTGATAACTCCATGCTGAGCGTTGGCGTGTCCTACCGCTTTGGCCAGGATGAAGTGGCTGCCCCGGCTCCGGCTCCGACCCCGGCTCCGGCTCCGGTTGTTCAGACCAAGCGCTTCACCCTGAAGTCTGACGTGCTGTTCAACTTCGACAAAGCCACGCTGAAGCCGGAAGGTCAGCAAGCGCTGGATCAGCTGTACTCCCAGCTGAGCTCGATGGATCCGAAAGACGGCTCCGTTATCGTTCTGGGCTACACCGACCGTATCGGTTCCGACGCCTACAACCAGAAACTGTCTCAGGCGCGCGCACAGAGCGTCGTAAGCTACCTGGTTTCCAAGGGTATTCCTTCCGACAAGATTTCCGCACGCGGTATGGGTAAATCCAACCCGGTTACTGGCAACACCTGTAACAGCGTGAAAGGCCGCGCCGCAGTCATCAGCTGCCTGGCCCCGGATCGTCGCGTAGAGATCGAAGTGAAAGGCATCAAAGACGTGGTAACTCAGCCGCAGGCTTAA
- the sulA gene encoding SOS-induced cell division inhibitor SulA produces MQTHPYATPVTGARRRRAAQPEGVNAPLAQGGISEVVYIEDQPVVGHILLPLLRQLGLQSRWLLWLTSSRRLSRPWLAQSGLPLQKVVQLRQPSAFDTVAAMEKALLTGNFSVILGWFPAELSETDKRRLQNAAQQGGTFGFIMYPQNGSNRHSGQFSGLKIHSTLYH; encoded by the coding sequence ATGCAAACTCATCCTTATGCCACACCCGTAACCGGCGCACGCCGCCGCCGCGCCGCCCAGCCCGAGGGCGTGAACGCGCCTTTGGCGCAGGGAGGGATCAGCGAAGTGGTTTATATCGAAGATCAGCCGGTGGTCGGACATATTCTGCTGCCGCTGCTGCGCCAGCTGGGTTTGCAATCCCGGTGGCTGCTGTGGCTGACATCGTCACGGCGGCTGAGCCGTCCCTGGCTGGCCCAGTCGGGCCTGCCGCTGCAAAAGGTGGTGCAGCTGCGTCAGCCGTCAGCGTTCGATACCGTCGCGGCAATGGAAAAAGCCTTGCTCACCGGCAATTTCAGCGTCATTCTGGGGTGGTTTCCCGCTGAGCTGTCGGAAACGGACAAGCGTCGTTTGCAGAATGCCGCGCAGCAAGGCGGAACTTTCGGTTTCATCATGTATCCGCAAAACGGCTCGAATCGTCATTCTGGACAGTTTTCAGGGTTAAAAATTCACTCAACTTTGTATCATTAA